Sequence from the Castanea sativa cultivar Marrone di Chiusa Pesio chromosome 12, ASM4071231v1 genome:
CGCATGGATCTTTACTTTGGACTCCAAGTCGGAGACCAGTTGACAAATCAACTAGACTGACTCAGATGGTCTAAGTTCCCTTAGGCAGAGGCCATGATGTGGTTCTGATTTcagtgaaatttttattttattttgaaaaaaactgTAAACACATGGTAGCGTACGTGATAACTTAGGTGgtataaatatgatattttaataTTACTGTTAGTTATATTAGTATTTTCCATCCATCacttaacaacaaaaattactttGACAGAAAGTGCAAATGTTAGGGACTAAACTGATACATTTGAAACGCTAACTAGGGATTAAACTGACACACAATataaggttagggaccaaataaGTAATTTCCCcataaatttatcattaatattatgTCACGCCATCTTTTTATAATTATCTATTATATTCTCCTCAAACTGTTTCTGTGAGATTTTAACCTCTCTTCTTCTGATTTCCATTCAGAATTTAGTAGaggttctttctttctttttccttcttctcatTTTGTCTTTTCTTATCTTCACTTTAACATATTTCCTTTTCCTCACTTTTGTCTCTTTCCTCCTTTTTCACTTTATCATATTTCATTTTCCTCACTTTCGTCTCTTTCCTCTTGTCCTTCCCTTATTATGGATGCCTCTTTTGAGGAATTGTGGAAGCATTTTAAATTATCTAATGAGGAGAGAAAGGGGTAATGACTATGGATTCTCATGTGGTTGCGGTGTCCAAACAACAGGGTCAATTCAGCATTTTGTTCAAATTGCAAACAAAAAGAGATTTCAAGAAGGAAGCGTTTAAAGCCACATGTGGAAATCTTTGACATGGTTCTCAGGGGGTAACCATCAAAGAAGTTGGGCATAACTTATTTCTGGCCATTTTTGGATCGGAGGAACAGTTGGAAATCATTTTGAGTAGGAGTCCCTAGACTTTTGAAAAGAAACTGATCTTGATGAAACGATTTTCTAGGAATATTAGTCCAACGTTAGTCACTTTTAACTCGTCTCTTTTTTAGATTCCTGTTTTCAATATTCCTATTAAGAGCATGACCAAAGAAGTTGGGGATCTTATAGCTAATGAAGTGGGCAAGCTTATTACAGCTGATGCTCCAAAGAGTGGCCTTGCTTGGGgcctttttcttcaaattagAGTGAATATTGACATCATAAAACCCTTTATTTGTGGCAGATGATACATATTGAAGGCTTGGAAGCAGGTTGGGGTGTATTTTAAATATGAATGACTTCCTATATTTTGTTATCGATGTGGTATTTTGGGACATCAGGATCGGGAATGTCATCTCGTAAAAAATGGATGTTTTTCGTCAGATGAGGGTGATCTTCAATTCGAGCTTTGGCTTCGATCTTTGGCTCCAAGGGTGGTTCACAGAAAAGAGCAAGAGAGATCTTAAAAGGATGTAAGATATGAGGATGATGTGGATGAAGTCCAATCTTTGGCAGAGGAATCGACGGAATTCTTTGACCACCATAATTTAGCGAAGCCATTGTGTGTGGCAGTGGCTAATCCAATTCAGTCAGGGGCGGGTTAGAAGGGAGATTCAAATTTATTAGAGCGGGAAAATGAGTTAGTTCATTCTTCTAATCCTATTTCAGTTTCTCAAAAAGATAAGGTTGTTGATTTACCCGGTCCCATAATCCGTTCAAACTCCCCAGTGGTTACTTAGGATCAGATCACCACATTGACTCCCTCCAATGTCGATGCCAATGGGGTAGTTGCTATCCCtgatttgaatttcaaacaaaGAGATAAGGAAAATTTTTGCAGTGAGTTGGAACCTGAAGTTGAAGCTTATCCTAATAAGGTATTGCTCTTATATTCCAACTCTAACTCATCTTCTTCTAAAGTAATCGGGGAATTCGCTGAAcatcaatttgaaatttgggAGGATATGGAGATGGAATTATCTTTGGATAAGTTAGTGGAGAATATAGATTTGGAAGAATCCACCTTACGTGCTTGGAAACGAGTAATTCGTaacaagaaaatttcaaattctaggATTGTTGCTCATCCCAAACTACTTTCATCCATAAGACTGGCGGTAACTCGTAACCCTGATACCTGAACTGATTCACATCCTCATCAAAACAAACAGGCCATTGAATCTTCAACTATTCCTCCTCCTCTGCCCATTTCTAGGGGTGGCTCTCTGCTTCCCCTTCATACTCTATGAAAATTCTTAGTCTCAACTGTCGAGAGCTTAGGATCCTTGAGGCAGTTCTAGAACTTCATTGTTTAATAGTTGAAGAAGGTCCCCAAGTTTTATTTCTCTGTGAAATGAAGCTTGACAATGGTGGATTGGGCAATCTGAAGAGAAAGCTAGACTTTACATAAGGACTAGAGGTACCTTGTTGTAGTTTGGGGGGTGGACTTGCTCTGTTGTGGCATGAAAATATTGATCTTGCTGTGCAAACCTTTTCACCTCGTCATATTAATCCACTTCTGATAAAGGATGGTGTTCAATGGCGCTTTACTAGTTTTTATGGTCACTTGAGATAGCAAAGAGGGATGAGTCGTGGGACATTCTTCGTCACTTACATTCGATAGGGAATTTTCCTTGGCTGATTATGGGCGATTTTAACGAAACTTTACACCATGATGAATATTGGGGTAATGGTTCACATCCTATGACTCAGATTGTTGAATTCCAACGTGTTGTTGATGATTGTTCCCTCTTAGATTTGGGTTTTAAAGGTCCCAAATTCACTTGGTGCAATAATAGATTCCAGGGAAATCTGGTTTATGTGAGATTGGATATAGGGCTATACAATCAAGAATAGTTGGGTCTTTTTACCCATTCCAAACTATTTCATATTCCCTTTGGTTCTTCTGATCACTTAGCCCTTTTGATTGAAATTAAATGTATCGTATTTCACAGAAAATAAAGTTTTCCGGGTTGCTTTACTTCATTGGGGAGGTGGGAATGTTAGAGATCTCTTCAAGTCTATTGCTACCAAAAAGAAGCTCCTCTCAAGCCTTGAGAAGGAATGTCATGATAACCCCTCAAATTTCTCTAGAATTCAACTGAGGAATGCTACTAAAGCTAAACTTAATGAATTAATCTATCAAGAAGAGGTGTATTGGCATCAACGGGCTAAAGTATCTTGGCTACAGTCAGGTAATCGTAATAACAAATTTTTCCATGGGGTGGCTTCTCAAAGAAGACGTGGCAATGTGATTTCTATGCTCAAAGATTCTAATGGGACTTTGGTTTCTCAACAATCTGACTTGGAAGCTGTTGCAACCCAATATTTTCAAGATATTTTTACATCAACCTCTTTTAATTCTCTCCAACAAGTCATCCAACATGTGGACAAGGTAGTTACCACCGAGATGAACAACTCCCTTCTTGAAGATTTCTCAGATGATGAAGTTAGGACAACGCTATTTTAGATGCATCCCACCAAAGCACTTGGTCCTGATGGTACGAATCCTCTCTTTTTTCAACATTATCGGCATATTGTAAGATCTGATGTTTCTAGAGCGGTTATTGACTATCTTAATTCAAGGGCTATGTTAAGCAATATTAATCTTTCTCGTCTCAGTCTTTTGcctaaaaggaaaaattctgaCTCTATGTCTCATTTTCGACCTATAAGTTTATGTAATGTAACGTTCAAGATCATTTCTAAGGTTCTTACtaacaaaatgaagaaaataatgGGGACTATTATCTCTGATTGTCAGAGCGCATTTGTGCCTAAGAGAGTAACCATAGATAATATTCTAATCTCCTTTGAAATCTTACACTACATGAAGACCAAAAGGTGGGGTAACACGTCACATATGGCCATTAAGCTTGATATAAGCAAAGCATACGACAGAGTAGAATGGGATTATCTTAAAGTTTTGATGTTGCAGCTGGGATTTCATCCTCATTGGGTGGATCTAGTAATGGTGGGAATCACCTCAGTATCTTATTCTGTTTTAATGAAGGGAGTGGTGTCTAGATATATCTTGCCCTCTAGAGGTATTTGCCAAGGAGATCCACTATCTCCTTATTTCTTCCTCTTATGCTCTGAGGGTTTTACTGCTTTGATTCGAAAAGCGACTCAAACTAATAGTTTTCATGGAGTCAGAATCTCTAAGGGTGCTCCTACAATTACTCATTTGCTCTCAATGATGAtagccttttatttttcaatgctTCCATTGAAGAATGCCAGACTATAAAGGAgatcctttatatatataaggtggCCTCTAGACAGAAGGTTAACTGTGATAAAACCTCCatttttttcagcaaaaatacTACTTCCTCCTATTATTGGTAGGGGCAAAAAGCAGGCTTTTGCTGATATCAAACTCAAAGTTCAATCCAAACTCAGTGGCTAGAAAGGAAAATTGCTTTCTCAAGCAGGGAGAGAAGTCCTGATCAAGTCCGTCGCCCAAGGAATTCCGGTCTATGCTATGAATTGCTTTATGTTACCTGCTGGATTCTACAATGAAATAAACTCTATGATGGGGCAATTCTGGTGGGGCCAAAAGCAGGAGGAAAAGAAACTTCATTGGCTTAGTTGGAAACAACTTTGTTTCTCCAAGAAGGATGGCGAGCTAGGATTTCGTGATCTGAGAAGTTTTAATATGGCCTTACCCGCTAAACAAGGGTGGAGACTTCTACATTGTCAAGATTCTTTGTTTTATAAAGTGTTTAAGTCCAAATATTTCTCAGATGTTTCATTCTTGGAAGCTCCAATCCCATCTCATTCTTCTTATGCTTCGAGAAGTGTTGCTCAGAGTCGAACTCTTTTGATTCAAGGAAGTCGTTGGAGGGTGGGGAATGGAACTAAGATCAATATATGGCAAGATAATTGGCTACCTATGGCCTTTAATCAAAAAGTCATTTCACCTTGAACTTTCCTGCAGAAGCTAGAGTTGCGGATCTTATTGACACATCTTCCTTCCAGTCGAGATGGAAAGGGACTTTGATTGATTCTGTTTTCTATCCCTTTGAAGCTGACATCATTAAATCTATCCCCTTGAATTTCAGATTGCCTTCTAACTCGTTGATTTGGACAAAAAATAAGGCTAGAAATTTCACAGTTCATAGCCTTTATTTtcttcaaagagaattgaagaCTGCTTCCTATGGAAACTTGGCATCTTCTTCACATTATGGTCGCAAGCATCTTTTTTGGAATAGCATCTGGCCTTCCTTGATTCCTCCAAAAATCAAATCCTTCATTTGGAGAGCTTGTACTAACAGTCTTCCTCTTCGTACCAAGCTTTTTGATAAATGTATCTCCAACTCTTTCTCCTATATGCCTTGCTTCGATGTAGCGGAATCTTGTAGTCATCTATTTTGGGAATGTTTCTTTGCTCAAGCCGTTTGGTTTCAAGCTCCCTTTAGGAACTCTTTCAATTTTCCCTTGCATACCCAATTTATGGATATCATGGATGCTATCATACATAAGTTGCTCTCTctggaatttgaaattttgtgtgTGGCGTTTTGGACGATATGGATCTGTCTTAACAAATTCatctttgaaaataaaactcCTTGTTTAGATGGTTTGTGGTCTCGAGCTTCGGTGTATGTGGTGGAGTTCATGGAGGTTAACAAGATTGGTCCTACGCTACCGAGAGCACCTAATAGGAAATGGTCTCCTCCTCCTTCAGATTCAGTTTTCAAATTAAACCTTGCATTCTCACAGTCTTGGTCTAAATCTTCGGTTGGTGTGGGTTTTCTAATTCATAATTTAGATGGGGATGTTTTGGCAGCATCTTATGAGCGTATTAGGAAGGAGCTGCATTCTCTTTCGACAGCAACTGCTGTTATGCTAAACGctcttttgttttgtcaaaACACTTGCCTTTTCAATGTCATTGTTGAAAGTAACTTTGCTGAACTGGTGGACTTCATTAATTCGGATAGGATCTACTCTCTAGAAGTGGCTTGGATTTTGGAGGATTTTAAGCttattatgtgaataatttgtTAGTATATCCTTTGTTTCTGTTCCTTTAAAATGTAACCGTGCTGCTCTAGCTCTAGCTAGTGCTGCAAAAGAGAATGAGGAGGCTATTTTTTGGTTAGAAGAATGTCTATCTTTTCTCTTTCCCATTGTACAGCATgatattgattgaataaagcTTACTATCGTttcgtataaaaaaaataacaacaagaagaacaacaacaacatcagcaataataataataataaaagtcaattatctaatataataagaaaattgtttctcccaaaaaaaatcaagaaattaaaaCTCAAAGTCCGGGAGAAGCTGATAGAACCGCCAAAGCTACCATCTACGTGATTCTCATTCCTTACAAGTGcgtagtattattatttttttctccgtGGTGTATTTGGTAATTCATGGATTTGATACCAAACATTGGGATTTAGGCTTTTCTTTATCTTCGTGTACtttttgttagagatatattagcccattttcataagcccaagcctaattctactttgtgtgcaagttaagtctcctacttgtattagaagtctattagtctagggtttagtctactatatatatacatgctatggttcattgtaacacaagatttgtactacactctaatatattattgatgtagccctttaggatTTCTTCCGTGGATGTAGGCTATTAGGCTGAACCACATAACCCTCGTGTGTCATTGTGTTTTATACTTTATGTTTTCGCTTCCacatccataatagcatattcaacatggtgtatcaatcctaatatttaacatggtatcagagccacctttctatggccatggttttctgtccttacgatgtattaagagcaatctttgtcttccttgGTGTTTCTTCGCTACattcatcttctttggtttCCCACTGTTGCCGTTAAAACTCTTCGGTATAGTCATGCCACTGTTTGAAGTCGCATCAACACTACAAGACCATTGCCTTTCTTAAACCACTAtcacagagccaaacttcatttAAGGGATCTTCTCAACTTTATCAAATCTCAAGGTTTCATCAAACTttcatcttgagtttgagatggggtgttagagatatattagcccatttgcataagcccaagccttgtgtgcaagccaagtttcctacttgtattAGAAatctattagtctagggtttaatctactatatatacacatgttatggttgattgtaacacaggatttgtacCACACTCTAACATATAATTGATGAAGCCCTTTAGGATTTCTTCCATGGATGTAGGctgttaggctgaaccacgtagccttcgtgtgttattgtgttttATACTTTATGCATTCGTTTCCGCATTCATACTAgcatatttaacatggtatatcaatgctaatatttaacacttttgtttctgttttcttAATTTACTTTGTTCTTGAGCATATAACGTAGGTGTTGAAATTTCCTGGAATATCACTTGGTTTATTTTGGAGTCTATTTGTTTAAGATCAAGTTTGTGGTATTAGTATCACACAGTTGCATAAGTCAATCTGTGGTACGTAGCATGACATTcgaaggaaaaacaaaaattcactATTAATGAATAACTTCGGGGAAAGTGGTCAAATTGATATGAATGTGACTTGGGTGGTCATTTTCCTACTTCATAAACCGTCACAACCATATTTCCTTCAAAGTAAAAAAGGTGCAACCAACATGACTTGTTGCAATTTGCGCAACCAAAGTGCGAAGTTGAACCCTTCTTCACCTTTCCTTTTTTGTATAGAATATATTCCATTATGGTCAACTAATTGATGCAGttgaaaaaaggaagaaaaaaaagtgcaaGATAAGGATTAGGAAATTAAGTCAAAGGGACCTAAAATTATGTAAGCTAGGCCTCCGAATTTGATTCTTTCATTTCCTATAAATAGAGACTCTAAGATGTAGTATATTTGCATCATACATTGGGATTAAGAAATATTTGAGGGGAAGAGAGATCGAACATGAGGACAAGAGTCTAGTTTGGTAGCCAAGGATGACTTGCCTACTCCTCCAAGCGGTTTCAAGTATTAAGTCTAGAAACTCTTGTGTGGTTCGTAGGCAGTCTCCTTGGCTAATCTGACAGGCTCTTCTTTGTCATGCTGGgccttctcttcttctaatttgAAGCCTTCGAGATTATTTTGCATTCATGATTCGTACTAGAATGTTGGAATATCTTACGCATGGGCATGAGTTTTAGATCAAGAATAAAGGTACGTGGAAATGAAATTCTTGTTAATGACTTTCCTTATCTCAAATGGGTTTAAGTGTGCGGTTATGTATTAATTTCTTTCCCGAATTAAGTATCCCCTAAACTTTTTcctcaaaaatataatatatatatatatatatatccctaaacttttttttctcagcTAGTCACTTTGGCAAAGTTGATAGACTCTTCTTGATCTCTAATGTTACACCTTTCGCAACAAGCctttgaccatttttttttttttttgagaagaagactGTATATATTATTATGAAAACTTAGTCATATCAGGTAAGTTACAAAGTAGAGGTGTGGATGAACATCCTTCATCCACACCAATGAACCACTAACATGTATTGTATATTTAGCTAGAATATAAGATACGAAGTTCCTTGTTTACCAATCGATATGGGAAAAGATAACACCACGAAAGGCCTTTGTAAGGGACTTGACACTGGAAAAGCAATTGTGTGGTAAATTTATGTGAAGAATCACCAGACGAATGAATCAAATAGTACTTGCTGCTTCAAGTCCtcgtttgtttgttttttttttggtgggtgtgCGTggttattttaaataaatttcatcgCTATTTGTACTCTCTCCATTGGTGATTGGAATGTATAACGTTCAAGAGGACTTCATACTAATAAAGCCCTGATGATGCATTTGCAAGGTTCATCCTGTATTCAATTAATTATAGGGCGATTCACCACACAACGAAAAAGGACTGGCATTTCCAGCTATGGCCACTTGATTCAAAGCACAGCCGGCTCTAACAGATAAGTAAGAGAGACCCCCAAATTTTAACTAATAGagctattttttttcattttaatattattaattaagcccaaatattagccaataaataaaatagtattttttttttaagaaaaataaattctacgttcacaatatttttcacaatactttcacaataaattataagtagcAGGATTTTACTAGCTATTATTggtggttaaaaaaaataaattcaatggtaggttcaaattagaactagtaacatcTTAACACCTAGAATtggttatgaaaatattaagaatttagcacttctaaaaaaaaaagagcaatccacaaaaaatttcacaagatttttcacaaaaattgagtTGGCAAATTTTTACCAATTCTCATCTAGGTCTATCACTAAcgttacttttttacttaccattattaatctgccacatcaacaggtgtgaaaagttttgtcaaattttttacgTCTATAGacattctcaaaaaacaaaattctaggTGGTTCatattaattagaaattttgcaTCTAACAAGATAATAGAGTTTAAGCAATATTTAgatattctttttaaaaagtcatttttaaatatatataaaaggcctCAATTCATTTTTCGCCTTAGTCCCCTCAATGCATCCAGCTGCACCTAATTCAAAGAAATGTGGAgtgactaaaaattgtaatctagTAGCTGCTGCTTTTTGCATTAGAAGcaaacaatcaaattcaaaggGACGGCTTTAAACATAACTGGAGGAAACTCCCCTCTGCATTGCCTATTACATGGATATACCATTATAAATTCAGttcaataatcaataaaaacttggtcgcttactaaaaaaaaaaaaaaaaactaaatctaaAAGCATGAATGATGAAAAGAGAGAATtaagaataaagaaaagcaAATAAGTTATAGTGAGAATGGTTATTTGTGTAAACTAACAATTCCCTAGATATAGTGGGAATGgttatttgtgttttttcttgGGTCAAGAGGGGCAAGACTTATGATTTCTGGTCATTCTTAAGTACTAGAGGAATTTTTGGGAGGAGTCAGGGAGCAATTGCCTGCCCCTTTCCTAATCCCTCACTTCGCCTCTGctctcttaaaagttaccatgactTTTGAATGAAGTTTATACATGTACAATTGTGTTAGAACTTCATCTTCTTTGCCTTGTGTGTGTGCACTTGTTTCTATAAAAGTCAGGAATTAATGGAATACTAAAAGaggaaattcaaaaaattttgtaCATAT
This genomic interval carries:
- the LOC142620397 gene encoding uncharacterized protein LOC142620397, translated to MGDFNETLHHDEYWGNGSHPMTQIVEFQRVVDDCSLLDLGFKENKVFRVALLHWGGGNVRDLFKSIATKKKLLSSLEKECHDNPSNFSRIQLRNATKAKLNELIYQEEVYWHQRAKVSWLQSGNRNNKFFHGVASQRRRGNVISMLKDSNGTLVSQQSDLEAVATQYFQDIFTSTSFNSLQQVIQHVDKVVTTEMNNSLLEDFSDDEVRTTLF